One window of the Anopheles cruzii chromosome 2, idAnoCruzAS_RS32_06, whole genome shotgun sequence genome contains the following:
- the LOC128268230 gene encoding uncharacterized protein LOC128268230, which produces MNLNDFPDKVLCQIFDHLDLYEVKLASRVCRRWSTLTFSERRMDRVFLKPSYSNSDFLLNTKRNYRNFRQLWNEDDNHQFSSLVWLQRKLKPNVRVLDILTDVTSEQLRLLLVEAPELQHLSISVITYCNCGTSGPFPVLPKLTSLKLIQSQDDRFDFLRKSMPNLQSLNMSCASDSELKVWRHFSKQLKLANVHAFLSKYIDPFLELTFPLLEDLSMNKDNWPMLVQLDSGKSHDFFQRHPLLRKLSIRIDIPLECVESITRHCPELTYLHLNLNNPEEGFLKSLEQLTKLKHLSIDEPEDAGGYMEILAQLTGLRHLSVQGGMDRKMFRGDLKALEIVELKVRRPGVLLENLFEVAPQLNSLKLKHGNHDHLQLQFICENFSYLQHLEVNVKEVIAADNSVPFDGLALQELKISWATKINYIHHKTLRCLTISYSEITDDDLNKIPGKFPLLKRLSLVSCSKVSMTGVKRLHKLMGSCRIDYDKKRFYPVKDDSSK; this is translated from the exons ATGAATCTAAACGATTTCCCCGATAAA gTTTTATGCCAGATTTTCGACCACCTCGATTTGTACGAGGTTAAGTTAGCGTCCCGCGTGTGTCGGCGTTGGTCGACGCTTACTTTTTCTGAGCGACGGATGGACCGCGTGTTTTTGAAGCCGAGTTATTCCAATTCTGATTTTTTGCTCAATACAAAAAGAAACTATCGCAACTTTCGCCAACTGTGGAACGAAGATGATAATCATCAGTTTTCAAGCTTAGTATGGTTACAGCGCAAGCTAAAGCCTAATGTCCGAGTGTTAGATATTTTGACTGATGTAACTTCCGAGCAATTACGATTGCTTCTGGTGGAAGCACCTGAGCTACAGCATTTGTCGATTAGTGTCATTACCTATTGTAACTGCGGAACAAGTGGACCGTTCCCGGTTTTACCGAAGTTGACATCGCTGAAGTTAATTCAGTCACAAGATGATCGCTTTGACTTTTTACGTAAGAGCATGCCAAATTTGCAGAGTCTTAATATGAGCTGTGCGTCTGATTCGGAACTGAAAGTATGGAGACACTTCAGCAAACAGTTGAAATTAGCTAATGTGCATGCTTTTCTTAGTAAATATATCGACCCTTTCCTGGAGCTAACGTTCCCACTCCTGGAGGATTTGTCCATGAATAAAGACAACTGGCCAATGTTAGTACAGTTAGATTCAGGAAAAAGTCATGATTTTTTCCAAAGGCACCCCTTGCTTCGAAAACTCTCCATCCGCATTGATATTCCGCTAGAATGCGTGGAATCAATTACTCGTCACTGTCCTGAGTTAACTTATCTACACCTTAATCTAAACAATCCGGAAGAAGGTTTTTTAAAGTCGCTGGAGCAGCTAACTAAGCTGAAg CATCTTTCAATAGACGAACCAGAAGATGCAGGAGGATATATGGAGATACTGGCGCAGCTAACTGGGCTGAGG CACCTGTCAGTGCAGGGAGGAATGGACAGAAAAATGTTTCGTGGAGATCTCAAGGCTCTCGAAATCGTTGAATTAAAGGTTAGGCGTCCTGGAGTGCTGCTCGAGAACCTTTTTGAAGTGGCGCCGCAATTGAACTCTCTGAAACTCAAGCACGGCAATCACGATCATTTGCAGTTACAGTTTATCTGCGAGAACTTTTCGTATCTCCAACACTTAGAAGTGAACGTGAAAGAAGTG ATTGCAGCTGACAATTCTGTACCATTCGATGGATTGGCCTTGCAGGAACTTAAAATATCGTGGGCCACcaaaattaattacattcaTCACAAAACCCTCCGGTGCTTGACAATATCGTACAGTGAG ATAACCGATGATGACCTTAACAAGATACCGGGCAAGTTCCCTTTGCTAAAGAGATTGAGCCTCGTTAGCTGTTCCAAGGTGTCTATGACTGGTGTCAAACGGCTACATAAATTGATGGGCTCTTGCAGAATCGACTATGACAAAAAACGCTTCTATCCAGTTAAAGATGATAGTTCGAAATGA
- the LOC128268426 gene encoding NAD kinase-like isoform X1 translates to MAYLSDVDLATLHKSRLEERVQYRLSSLWTRDMEPSRELPAKARASQVAVAPPATNTRAVGVSAAIASEQQHHRRSCDRVNNNHIVLATETASSMQEHILQRSFTPTAATMRGRTPGCSKMLHHQQHQHQQQQQQQPTISFDGHVIRPRIRSSNSMSSGGTSTSSSSSSGGGGGNSSSCSSSSGSKHVEWSDDDHLHDDGYFSSDTRRRRSGTWPRTRSLNAPSPFQQFGPCGRIMKNSAMVMQIQDPASQRLTWYKPPLAVLVIKKVRDSKVLQPFVELVEWLIHEKHMVVWVEAAILDDALLTGDKRFTKLQDKLITFKDGRDDLTDKIDFIICLGGDGTLLYASLLFQKSVPPVMAFHLGSLGFLTPFQFDNFQEQVTNVLEGHAALTLRSRLRCIIVRKDKTEQEISTFKSSQDPSTNILVLNEVVIDRGLSSYLSNIDLFLDGKHITSVQGDGLIVSTPTGSTAYSAAAGASMIHPSVPAILVTPICPHSLSFRPIVLPAGVELKIAISPDSRNSSWVSFDGRNRQELLHGDSLHVTTSIYPVPSICAQDQIADWFDSLAECLHWNVRKRQKCLDELSDLTGSGAEDGGAIDEIVRGMEKLEN, encoded by the exons ATGGCCTACCTATCGGATGTGGATCTTGCCACGCTACATAAATCACGCCTCGAGGAGCGTGTCCAGTACCGGCTATCATCTCTGTGGACTCGTGATATGGAACCCAGCCGGGAGCTACCGGCAAAAGCGAGGGCTAGTCAGGTAGCCgtagcaccaccagcaaccaACACCAGAGCGGTCGGTGTGAGTGCAGCGATCGCTTccgaacagcagcaccaccgaagATCGTGTGATCGggtcaacaacaaccacatcgTGCTGGCGACCGAAACGGCGTCCTCGATGCAGGAGCACATCCTACAGCGGTCCTTCACGCCGACAGCGGCCACTATGCGCGGCAGGACACCGGGATGCTCCAAAAtgctgcaccaccagcagcatcagcaccagcaacagcagcagcagcagccgaccATCAGCTTCGATGGCCATGTGATACGTCCTAGGATAAGAAGTAGCAATAGTATGTCCAGCGgtggcaccagcaccagcagcagcagtagcagcggcggcggcggtggcaacagcagtagttgcagcagcagcagcggcagcaaacaCGTCGAGTggagcgacgacgaccatcTGCACGACGATGGATACTTCTCGTCCGATACCCGCCGAAGAAGGTCCGGCACCTGGCC GCGAACGCGAAGCTTAAATGCACCGTCCCCGTTCCAACAGTTCGGACCATGCGGTCGGATTATGAAAAACTCGGCGATGGTGAT GCAAATTCAGGATCCGGCCAGCCAACGGTTGACGTGGTACAAGCCGCCGCTCGCGGTGCTGGTCATCAAGAAGGTTCGTGACTCGAAGGTGCTGCAGCCGTTCGTCGAGCTGGTCGAGTGGTTGATCCACGAGAAGCACATGGTGGTCTGGGTCGAGGCGGCCATCCTGGACGATGCGCTCCTGACCGGTGACAAGCGGTTCACGAAGCTGCAGGACAAACTGATCACCTTCAAGGACGGTCGGGACGATCTGACCGACAAGATCGATTTCATCATCTGCCTCGGTGGCGACGGCACGCTGCTGTATGCGTCGCTTCTCTTTCAAAAATCGGTCCCACCCGTGATGGCGTTCCATCTCGGGTCGCTCGGCTTCCTCACGCCGTTCCAGTTCGACAACTTCCAGGAGCAGGTGACGAACGTGCTCGAAGGGCACGCCGCTCTGACGTTGCGCAGCCGTCTGCGATGCATTATCGTGCGGAAGGACAAAACCGAGCAGGAAATTTCTACCTTCAAATCATCGCAGGACCCATCGACCAACATTTTG GTCCTGAACGAGGTGGTCATTGACAGGGGTCTGTCGTCGTACCTGAGCAATATCGATCTGTTTCTGGACGGCAAGCACATTACCTCGGTCCAGGGCGATGGGCTGATCGTTTCCAcgccaaccggaagcaccgCCTACTCGGCCGCTGCGGGTGCCTCGATGATTCACCCGTCGGTGCCCGCCATTCTCGTCACACCGATCTGTCCGCATTCGCTCAGCTTCCGGCCAATCGTACTGCCAGCCGGCGTGGAGCTGAAG ATTGCAATTTCACCGGACAGTCGCAACAGCTCCTGGGTGTCGTTCGATGGGCGGAATCGTCAGGAGCTTCTGCACGGTGACAG CTTGCACGTGACAACCTCCATCTACCCGGTGCCGAGCATATGCGCCCAGGATCAGATCGCCGATTGGTTCGATTCGCTCGCCGAGTGCCTCCACTGGAACGTGCGCAAGCGTCAGAAGTGTCTCGACGAGCTGTCCGATCTGACCGGCTCGGGAGCGGAGGACGGTGGCGCCATCGACGAGATCGTGCGCGGAATGGAGAAGCTCGAAAACTAA
- the LOC128268426 gene encoding NAD kinase-like isoform X2, with amino-acid sequence MAYLSDVDLATLHKSRLEERVQYRLSSLWTRDMEPSRELPAKARASQVAVAPPATNTRAVGVSAAIASEQQHHRRSCDRVNNNHIVLATETASSMQEHILQRSFTPTAATMRGRTPGCSKMLHHQQHQHQQQQQQQPTISFDGHVIRPRIRSSNSMSSGGTSTSSSSSSGGGRRRRSGTWPRTRSLNAPSPFQQFGPCGRIMKNSAMVMQIQDPASQRLTWYKPPLAVLVIKKVRDSKVLQPFVELVEWLIHEKHMVVWVEAAILDDALLTGDKRFTKLQDKLITFKDGRDDLTDKIDFIICLGGDGTLLYASLLFQKSVPPVMAFHLGSLGFLTPFQFDNFQEQVTNVLEGHAALTLRSRLRCIIVRKDKTEQEISTFKSSQDPSTNILVLNEVVIDRGLSSYLSNIDLFLDGKHITSVQGDGLIVSTPTGSTAYSAAAGASMIHPSVPAILVTPICPHSLSFRPIVLPAGVELKIAISPDSRNSSWVSFDGRNRQELLHGDSLHVTTSIYPVPSICAQDQIADWFDSLAECLHWNVRKRQKCLDELSDLTGSGAEDGGAIDEIVRGMEKLEN; translated from the exons ATGGCCTACCTATCGGATGTGGATCTTGCCACGCTACATAAATCACGCCTCGAGGAGCGTGTCCAGTACCGGCTATCATCTCTGTGGACTCGTGATATGGAACCCAGCCGGGAGCTACCGGCAAAAGCGAGGGCTAGTCAGGTAGCCgtagcaccaccagcaaccaACACCAGAGCGGTCGGTGTGAGTGCAGCGATCGCTTccgaacagcagcaccaccgaagATCGTGTGATCGggtcaacaacaaccacatcgTGCTGGCGACCGAAACGGCGTCCTCGATGCAGGAGCACATCCTACAGCGGTCCTTCACGCCGACAGCGGCCACTATGCGCGGCAGGACACCGGGATGCTCCAAAAtgctgcaccaccagcagcatcagcaccagcaacagcagcagcagcagccgaccATCAGCTTCGATGGCCATGTGATACGTCCTAGGATAAGAAGTAGCAATAGTATGTCCAGCGgtggcaccagcaccagcagcagcagtagcagcggcggcgg CCGCCGAAGAAGGTCCGGCACCTGGCC GCGAACGCGAAGCTTAAATGCACCGTCCCCGTTCCAACAGTTCGGACCATGCGGTCGGATTATGAAAAACTCGGCGATGGTGAT GCAAATTCAGGATCCGGCCAGCCAACGGTTGACGTGGTACAAGCCGCCGCTCGCGGTGCTGGTCATCAAGAAGGTTCGTGACTCGAAGGTGCTGCAGCCGTTCGTCGAGCTGGTCGAGTGGTTGATCCACGAGAAGCACATGGTGGTCTGGGTCGAGGCGGCCATCCTGGACGATGCGCTCCTGACCGGTGACAAGCGGTTCACGAAGCTGCAGGACAAACTGATCACCTTCAAGGACGGTCGGGACGATCTGACCGACAAGATCGATTTCATCATCTGCCTCGGTGGCGACGGCACGCTGCTGTATGCGTCGCTTCTCTTTCAAAAATCGGTCCCACCCGTGATGGCGTTCCATCTCGGGTCGCTCGGCTTCCTCACGCCGTTCCAGTTCGACAACTTCCAGGAGCAGGTGACGAACGTGCTCGAAGGGCACGCCGCTCTGACGTTGCGCAGCCGTCTGCGATGCATTATCGTGCGGAAGGACAAAACCGAGCAGGAAATTTCTACCTTCAAATCATCGCAGGACCCATCGACCAACATTTTG GTCCTGAACGAGGTGGTCATTGACAGGGGTCTGTCGTCGTACCTGAGCAATATCGATCTGTTTCTGGACGGCAAGCACATTACCTCGGTCCAGGGCGATGGGCTGATCGTTTCCAcgccaaccggaagcaccgCCTACTCGGCCGCTGCGGGTGCCTCGATGATTCACCCGTCGGTGCCCGCCATTCTCGTCACACCGATCTGTCCGCATTCGCTCAGCTTCCGGCCAATCGTACTGCCAGCCGGCGTGGAGCTGAAG ATTGCAATTTCACCGGACAGTCGCAACAGCTCCTGGGTGTCGTTCGATGGGCGGAATCGTCAGGAGCTTCTGCACGGTGACAG CTTGCACGTGACAACCTCCATCTACCCGGTGCCGAGCATATGCGCCCAGGATCAGATCGCCGATTGGTTCGATTCGCTCGCCGAGTGCCTCCACTGGAACGTGCGCAAGCGTCAGAAGTGTCTCGACGAGCTGTCCGATCTGACCGGCTCGGGAGCGGAGGACGGTGGCGCCATCGACGAGATCGTGCGCGGAATGGAGAAGCTCGAAAACTAA
- the LOC128268426 gene encoding NAD kinase-like isoform X3 → MKNSAMVMQIQDPASQRLTWYKPPLAVLVIKKVRDSKVLQPFVELVEWLIHEKHMVVWVEAAILDDALLTGDKRFTKLQDKLITFKDGRDDLTDKIDFIICLGGDGTLLYASLLFQKSVPPVMAFHLGSLGFLTPFQFDNFQEQVTNVLEGHAALTLRSRLRCIIVRKDKTEQEISTFKSSQDPSTNILVLNEVVIDRGLSSYLSNIDLFLDGKHITSVQGDGLIVSTPTGSTAYSAAAGASMIHPSVPAILVTPICPHSLSFRPIVLPAGVELKIAISPDSRNSSWVSFDGRNRQELLHGDSLHVTTSIYPVPSICAQDQIADWFDSLAECLHWNVRKRQKCLDELSDLTGSGAEDGGAIDEIVRGMEKLEN, encoded by the exons ATGAAAAACTCGGCGATGGTGAT GCAAATTCAGGATCCGGCCAGCCAACGGTTGACGTGGTACAAGCCGCCGCTCGCGGTGCTGGTCATCAAGAAGGTTCGTGACTCGAAGGTGCTGCAGCCGTTCGTCGAGCTGGTCGAGTGGTTGATCCACGAGAAGCACATGGTGGTCTGGGTCGAGGCGGCCATCCTGGACGATGCGCTCCTGACCGGTGACAAGCGGTTCACGAAGCTGCAGGACAAACTGATCACCTTCAAGGACGGTCGGGACGATCTGACCGACAAGATCGATTTCATCATCTGCCTCGGTGGCGACGGCACGCTGCTGTATGCGTCGCTTCTCTTTCAAAAATCGGTCCCACCCGTGATGGCGTTCCATCTCGGGTCGCTCGGCTTCCTCACGCCGTTCCAGTTCGACAACTTCCAGGAGCAGGTGACGAACGTGCTCGAAGGGCACGCCGCTCTGACGTTGCGCAGCCGTCTGCGATGCATTATCGTGCGGAAGGACAAAACCGAGCAGGAAATTTCTACCTTCAAATCATCGCAGGACCCATCGACCAACATTTTG GTCCTGAACGAGGTGGTCATTGACAGGGGTCTGTCGTCGTACCTGAGCAATATCGATCTGTTTCTGGACGGCAAGCACATTACCTCGGTCCAGGGCGATGGGCTGATCGTTTCCAcgccaaccggaagcaccgCCTACTCGGCCGCTGCGGGTGCCTCGATGATTCACCCGTCGGTGCCCGCCATTCTCGTCACACCGATCTGTCCGCATTCGCTCAGCTTCCGGCCAATCGTACTGCCAGCCGGCGTGGAGCTGAAG ATTGCAATTTCACCGGACAGTCGCAACAGCTCCTGGGTGTCGTTCGATGGGCGGAATCGTCAGGAGCTTCTGCACGGTGACAG CTTGCACGTGACAACCTCCATCTACCCGGTGCCGAGCATATGCGCCCAGGATCAGATCGCCGATTGGTTCGATTCGCTCGCCGAGTGCCTCCACTGGAACGTGCGCAAGCGTCAGAAGTGTCTCGACGAGCTGTCCGATCTGACCGGCTCGGGAGCGGAGGACGGTGGCGCCATCGACGAGATCGTGCGCGGAATGGAGAAGCTCGAAAACTAA
- the LOC128269185 gene encoding pancreatic triacylglycerol lipase, whose protein sequence is MGRGQLTVIFRRLISRTAGHTTPHKGGLPLMYSPAPRGDCDNCCPIREPKDIQFFLYTRENPEKGDTLFVSDKKHLRASHLNRTNPLVIYLHGFSERALGGAGESSKQMKDALLAADDYNVVLVDWSPLTALPWYVNSVQNGPRVGRYVARFVRFLVLSEFPLAQVHLIGFSLGAEVAGFAGKTLNEWGLKVPRITGLDPAFPLYVFERASQRLSPRDAEFVDVIHTDGGLLGYPWPLGHVDFYPNGGVPLQPGCAQQELAKNRWLGVFIGCSHARAWQYFAESLTRPRGFLCERCEPSEPAATEVFMGMYTDRTLRGKFYLSTNPQPPFGKNSQKDVRSS, encoded by the exons ATGGGTCGCGGGCAGTTGACCGTGATTTTTCGGCGACTGATTTCACGCACAgctggccacaccacaccgcacaaGG GTGGTCTGCCGCTGATGTACTCTCCGGCCCCGCGAGGCGACTGCGACAACTGCTGCCCGATCCGGGAACCGAAAGACATCCAGTTCTTCCTCTACACCAG AGAGAACCCCGAAAAGGGCGACACACTGTTCGTGTCGGACAAGAAGCACCTCCGGGCGTCGCACCTGAACCGCACCAATCCGCTCGTGATCTACCTGCACGGGTTCTCCGAGCGGGCGCTGGGCGGCGCAGGCGAGAGCAGCAAGCAGATGAAGGacgcgctgctggcggccgacgactACAACGTGGTGCTGGTCGACTGGAGCCCGCTGACCGCGCTGCCCTGGTACGTGAACTCGGTCCAGAACGGGCCGCGGGTCGGCCGCTACGTGGCCCGCTTCGTACGGTTCCTGGTGCTGTCCGAGTTTCCGCTCGCCCAGGTGCACCTGATCGGCTTCAGCCTCGGCGCGGAAGTGGCCGGATTTGCGGGCAAAACGCTGAACGAGTGGGGCCTGAAGGTGCCCCGGATCACGG GTCTCGATCCGGCTTTCCCGCTGTACGTGTTCGAGCGGGCCTCGCAGCGGCTCAGCCCCCGGGATGCCGAGTTCGTCGACGTCATCCACACGGACGGCGGGCTGCTGGGGTACCCGTGGCCGCTCGGCCACGTCGACTTCTACCCGAACGGAGGCGTACCGCTGCAGCCGGGCTGCGCCCAGCAGGAGCTGGCCAAGAACCGGTGGCTGGGAGTGTTCATCGGGTGCAGCCATGCCCGGGCATGGCAGTACTTTGCCGAGTCGCTGACGCGACCCCGCGGCTTCCTGTGCGAGCGCtgcgaaccgagcgaaccggCCGCGACC GAGGTGTTCATGGGCATGTACACCGATCGGACGCTGCGCGGCAAGTTCTACCTTTCGACCAACCCGCAGCCACCGTTCGGCAAGAACTCACAAAAGGACGTGCGTAGCTCataa